One genomic window of Actinoalloteichus hoggarensis includes the following:
- a CDS encoding GDSL-type esterase/lipase family protein — translation MRPPRHRLPILLLILAPVLGLLVLVGDSPVPTPPGPPPGAPDVVVALGDSTMSGEGAGDYEIGTHGEDGNWCHRSPAALINLVDDDAIDERINLSCSSARSEHLRIDGDGQHGTDSQTTQLAELAAENRVRAVVIGVGANDDPRFSDVLAACFQAWFLRNQPGCTHGEFEDEWLDRVDRMVPKVTNVLEDVRTVMRANGYPDSAYELVVQSYASPVGPDVQRDLGSLAGCPFRAEDARWMREVGVHILSDGLRRAADTVDARFLDYAQAGLGREACSAEDQTEEWFTRLTIDWEALEDENRAPHAVQESFHPNAAGHRAFAQCLSEFLDTDALAARCLADQNGGLRAVPETGQHSQATG, via the coding sequence ATGCGCCCTCCTCGCCACCGGCTTCCGATCCTCCTGCTGATCCTCGCACCCGTGCTCGGGCTTCTGGTGCTGGTCGGCGACAGCCCCGTGCCCACCCCGCCGGGCCCGCCGCCCGGCGCCCCCGACGTGGTGGTCGCCCTGGGCGACAGCACGATGTCCGGCGAGGGGGCGGGCGACTACGAGATCGGCACCCACGGCGAGGACGGCAACTGGTGCCACCGCTCCCCCGCCGCGCTGATCAACCTCGTGGACGACGACGCCATCGACGAGCGGATCAACCTCAGCTGTTCCAGCGCCCGATCCGAACACCTGCGGATCGACGGCGACGGGCAGCACGGCACCGACTCGCAGACCACGCAGCTGGCGGAGCTGGCGGCCGAGAACCGGGTGCGCGCCGTGGTCATCGGGGTGGGGGCGAACGACGATCCCCGCTTCTCCGACGTGCTCGCCGCGTGCTTCCAGGCCTGGTTCCTGCGCAACCAGCCGGGCTGCACCCACGGCGAGTTCGAGGACGAGTGGCTGGACCGGGTCGACCGGATGGTCCCGAAGGTGACCAACGTGCTCGAGGACGTCCGCACCGTGATGCGCGCCAACGGCTACCCGGACAGCGCCTACGAACTGGTCGTGCAGTCCTATGCCTCCCCGGTGGGTCCGGACGTGCAGCGCGATCTGGGCAGCCTGGCAGGCTGCCCGTTCCGCGCCGAGGACGCCCGTTGGATGCGCGAGGTCGGCGTGCACATCCTCTCCGACGGGCTGCGGCGGGCCGCCGACACCGTGGACGCCCGGTTCCTCGACTACGCGCAGGCCGGTCTCGGCCGGGAGGCGTGCTCGGCCGAGGATCAGACCGAGGAATGGTTCACCCGGCTCACCATCGACTGGGAGGCCTTGGAGGACGAGAACCGCGCGCCGCACGCCGTGCAGGAGTCGTTCCATCCCAACGCCGCCGGGCACCGTGCCTTCGCGCAGTGCCTGTCGGAGTTCCTGGACACCGACGCCCTGGCGGCTCGCTGCCTCGCCGATCAGAACGGCGGCCTGCGGGCCGTGCCCGAGACGGGGCAGCACAGCCAGGCCACCGGCTGA